The Vibrio diazotrophicus DNA window GTGCATATGTTATCTGATCAAGATAGCGCGATAGTCCTAGCAGATAACGCAACGGCAAACGATAAGATTTACTTTAAGCACCTAGCAATGATGGTATCTAAAGGTCTGGCAAGTTGCGATTACCCATTGTGTCCAGGAAAATTTATGGCTGTAACTCCTCAATGGTGTCAGCCATTACACATATGGAAGAGCTACTACAAAAAATGGATCGCTAACCCTGAATATGAACGCCTACTGAACATAACCGTTTTTCTTGAAATACGGACAGTTTTCGGGAACAAGAATTTCGAGCAAGTTTTACGAAATGAACTTCACTCAGATATCAATGAAAACAAAGAATTCTTATCTATGCTGGTCAATGACGCTGTTTCCGTAAACCCTCCTTTAGGGATATTTAACAGCTTAGTTTTGGAGAAGTCAGGAGAGAATAAGAAGACCCTAAATGTTAAGAAATACGCTATCAATTTAATAATAGATCTAGCTCGAATCTATGGTCTTTCAGTCGCATGCAACTCTTCAGGCACTGATGAACGATTTAAAAATGCCAACGAAAAAGGCATGTTAAGTGATGACGCTTATAAAAATATAACTAACGCCTACCAGTTTATTTCATCATTTCGCTTTGCTCATCAACTAGAGGCACTTAAAAGTGGCGGAGTTCCCGACAATCATATTGACCCAAACACATTCGGAAGTTTTGAACGTAAACACTTGAAGGATGCTTTCCGCATCATCGCCGATCTGCAAGAAGCCGCAAAATTACGATTCGGAGCGACTCAATGAGGTGTTTAGTCAACTATTTTCATCCATGTGCTCGACTTAACCGACAACGTGCAAACTATCTGCAACAAAACGTTTTACCCGACCCAATTAAAGACCTCATTAAGGACGATGCTTTCTCAGTGGATCAATACTTGTCTGAGATATCATTAATAGTTTTAGATATCGAAACAACTGGCTTAGATTCAGAAGAAGACCTAATTCTATCTATTGGTTGGGTAGAAATCATCGGTAATCAAGTAGATCTATCAACATCACAACACATGTACATCGATAGTGGTTCTCAAATAAAACCTGAGACGGCAGTTATTAATCACATAACACCTCAGATGCTTCTTGGTGGGGTATCCATTCATGATGCCATTCAACATTTCTTGTCTAGCGCCAAGGGAAAGCTATTGGTAGCGCATGGAAGTATGATCGAAAAGAATTTTCTAAATCAATATCTACACTGTGTATTCAGTATTAGCCCACCGCCACTAATGTGGCTCGATACATTAACAATAGAAAAGCGACTCGAAAAGACTGCAAACTCTGGAGAACCAATAGATGTAACACTATCCGCAACCCGTTCAAGGTATGGGCTGCCGGAGTACAACGGCCATAACGCATTAGCTGATGCAGTAGCAACTGCGGAATTACTGCTTGCACAACAAGCCAGAGTGACACCCAAAGGTAACTCTACCATCGGTACAATGTACCGACTAAGTATTTAAGTCTATAAATAGAAATGCCCTTCAAGATTATTGAAGGGCATTAACAACTTTTGAAAGGTTAAACCTAGAAGCTATAAGTTAAACCGACACGACTTCTTAGTTGTCGGTCTCCACTCGTCGAAGAAACCGATACGTTACCGAACTCTACATAAGGTTTCCATGCCCAGTCAGCTTCTTTATAGCTGATCTTCATGTTTACATCCCAGTTACTATCTTTATTATCAAAGAAAATAACGTCATCTAAACTTTTTTCATAGTTGGCTTCCAAACCCACAGCTAGATTTTCAAACCCATAATCAAGATTCGCTGTTACTTTACTTTTTTGCTCTGTATCAGTACCTGCGTCATCAGTATATTTCTTGATCTCATGGCGGTATCGAAGCTTCGCTTTTAACCCTGAGTCAAATGAATATTGGAGGCGAACTTGCGGTTTGAACGTCACCTTATCGCTACCAAAAGTAACGGGCATACCAGGTTGCAGTAGCCAGTGTTCGTCTAATTTTAGATTATAACCATAGTCAAATTCGTTGTCTCCGGACTCCCAACCTTCGTCAAAAGGATTGCCTTTTTGCTTTGCTTCAACGCCAAAATAGTGGTTACCTGCGCTACCGCCTATTTTCACACGACTCGCATAACTTTCAGACTCATGTTTGTATTCTTGTCTAAAATCCAAAGAGGCAGCAGATGCGCTAGTTGCTAAAAGGGCTGTAGAGATCATCAAAGCGAGATTGTTATACTTCATAATTTTATCCAGTTTTTCACCTAAGTACTGAAATACACAGCATTAAGTATTTATTGTTTAGTGTGTAATTTTTTTTGTGATAGTTAACTTTTGCTAAAATTAACGGAATAAATCATAAAATAATACAAATAAAACTCTATGCTATAAATTGCTTTATGTGACTAAAGCCTCTCACATAATCACTATTCGTTAAAAAAACATGACATAAATCGACACTTATAGAATTCGCCCCATAATAAATGTAATAAAATATTATAAATATAAGAGTAATGAATGTATTGTAGATGTATCTCTACAACCAAATAGGAAGTCAAGAAACCTATCATGCACATGAATAAATCGTGGCCTCTAGCTATACCACTCCAATCGATTTAGAGAGATAAAATTGGGGTACAGATAAAAAATGTAGGTGAACGCTGAATGTATGAATATACCTTAGGTTAGAGGAAAGCAGCTATGCTGCTTTCTAATTCTTAACAGCAAAAAGTGCATATTTATGTAGCACTTCAGCGTTTATCCGTGATCTTAAACCAGTAATGTGCATCTAAGAATTGCTGCTAAAATACTTGATAGTTAACCTAAATGACGCTATTTCACACGTAAATGTAAAAAACAACTCAACAAAAAGATCAACCCTGGACCTATCAATATTTAAAAAATTATGTTATAACTATTATAACTGTTATAACTATTATAGAGTTATAATTTTAATATAAGGAGCGAGCGCCAAAAGCGGTATGCTGTTGCAGATAATCCTTACAACACCTTAAAAAAACCTCTTCCACATTCAGAACTTCGTCTTCCAAAAGTCGCAGATCAACTTCCATAATTAGCAAATCGCCTTCGAACTGTGGCAAAAGACTATTGCTGACATAAATTTCAGGCAAAAAGCTACCGCAGACAGATATAGCGGTCATTTTGTGATACCGCTTAGCGCAGGTGCGGTTATTTGCCTTTTCTATCATTCATAAAAGCTGCATAAAATGCTGAAACTAGAAATACGTATCCGCCCCATTCCCCCACATTCTAATCAATATCGGTACGTCCTAAGATCAAATCTCCCAATCTCAGGAGATCTGAAATTGCAAAACGACGTACCGACCAAGAATGGAAAAACCTGTTCGAGCAATAAGAATTCAGTCAACTATCCCAGCGTGTTTTCTGGAGCGCCATAATCTGAGTCTTTCGACCTTTTATGCAAACCGTCAACAATTGCAGTGCGCTGGGCAATCTCAAACTGGTGGCTTTATCAAAGCTGAAGTCGTCAAACAAACGACACGCTACCGGATGGATCAAACTCCCGTCGCCAACATGACATTATTTATTAATGACGTTGAACTCAGCATTCCACAGGTTACACCTGCCTCATATTTGGCAGAGTAAATCGGAGCACTGTCAAGTAACGGATGCTGAAAGCTCCTAATGTTTACTTGTGTCGGGAGTATGTGGATTCTAGAAAATCCATCAATGGCTTATCCGGTCATTATCGAGTTCGAAACGGGTTTACCATTAGGCACAAGTGCGCTGTTCCTATTTACCAATAAACAACGCGACAAAGTCAAAGTGTTGTAACGGGATAAAACGGGCTTTGCCCTGTGGTACAAACGGCTGAAAAAAGCCACATTCACAAACAACCCGCACCGATAAGCATCATCCCCAAAAGCTTCGCTGCCGAAAGTCTGCTTGCCAACACTATTTTAGGTAAATATCAGTATGCGCTTTCGCTGTATCGTCAGGAAACCTTACTCACCCAATCAGGTATCGAGTTATCGAGAACGACCGTGGCAAGGTGGGTAATCCAGGTGAGTGAAAAGTTCAAACCACTTTATCAGGCACTGAAGACTCAGTTACTCAAACAAGTAGTGGTTCAGACCAACGAAACGCCGCTCAATGTGCTCAAGGAAGACAAGCAATGTTATATGTGGCTGTACTGCTCGGGAGCCGACTCCCCCGAAGCTAAACTCCCTGACATGAAAAATATCGTCTTGTTCGACTATCAAAACAGTCGCGAGAAAGCCTGTCCAGTGAACTTCCTAGACAATTAATCTGGCTATCTACAAAGTGATGGTTACGCCGCTTATGACAATTAACGAAAGTGACCAATGTTGGTGTTGCTTCGCTCACGCACGCCGTAAGTTCATAGAGAATAAAAAGCTTCAGAGCAAAGGTAAATCCGGCAAAGCAGACGTAGCGTTAGCCAAAATCCAAAAGCTGTACGCTCTGGAAGCTCGGTTGAAACCAGCTTCCGTTGAAGAACGATGGGCAAAAAGACAAGTTCAGGCAAAACCCATGTTAGAAGATCTCTATCATTGGTTAACTTCGCAGAAAATCATCGAATCGAGTCCTCTGGAAAAGCTATCAAGTACATCCAGGGTCAGTGGCCTAAGCTGATACGCCATGTTGAAGATGGGTATTTATCTATCGACAAAAACCTAGCGGAACGTGCAATTAAATCACTGGTCATTGGAAGGAAAAACTCTTATGACCCTTTTCAAGTTTTTCTACAAAACCTCTCTCTTCTCTGTGAGACGAGGCGCATTCTCAGAGTTGGAATTGCCTGAGAGTGAATCAACAAATACTTGGGTTATACACATTTTAGCCCCAACATGGTTTTCGTAATAAGCTTACCTCCATCTGGCTGCTAGTCTCTAACCCAGTGGTTGAGTTAAATTTTTAACGAGGATTACTCACCTTGAGTCTCTTCACTTCCAAGCAAATTTTAAACTCTCTGATTCTGAGTAATTACCGCGATATCCCACATGAATCCAAGTAATTATCGCCCAACAGCCGTAATAGTCACCTGCGAGTTTTTGCCTTTTTCCACCAAGTTTCGATAACGGAAACATAAACGTTATTGAACTTTCCAAGAGATATCTTTAGCTTCTTGGCAAACACTATCCGGTCGATAGGTGACTAACCAGTTGCCAACCTTGGCATTATTTCTATTGGCCCATGCTGCCTCATACAATAATCGTCTCAGTTCCACATTACCCGCTTTAGTGATCCAAACTTTACGTGTTACGCTGCCGCTCAAGTATTCACCTGTTATCAATCCAAGGAATGCCATTATTTGTTTAGGATTACTAAATCGAGAAAAATCTTCTAATTCAGCAACGGCTGAAATGGCGATAGTGCGTCCAACACCTTTTAAAGCTTTTAGCTGATTGACGAGATTATACAATGACAAATTTGGGAGCAATCGTTCAATCTCTTGGTCTAGTTACTCTATTCGACTTTCTATTTGCTCTAAGCTTTGTCGATAGTGTTCATAAGCGATTTGCTGTAAAGTGAGCGGAAATGATTGATTCGCGATCCATATTCTGTGGCGAACAGTCCACATCTTTTCTCTTATATTTTCCCTGTTCTCAGAAAGAATACTTTGAATTCGTTGCTTGGCTACTTTGGTATCCTTTTTTGCACAAATTCTAGCCCTAACAAGATCGCGCATTGCTTCATGTGTAATATCGGGAACCCAAACATCCTCCGCCAACTCTCCAGCTCTATACAGCCTTGCTAATGCAACCGCACTCGGTGATCATTTTTGATCTTGTTGGTTGATAACTTGGGAATTCTAGAAAGATCAACAACGATGCAATCGATATTCATACATAACAATAATCGATATAGACCGTAGCCAGTTGGCCCGCCTTCATAGCAAACAAGAATCGATTCGTGAAGTTTTAGGAGCTTCTTCATCAAACGTATAACAGAATCTTTAGCTGACGAAATTTTGCCATAAAAACGTACCATAGGTGAGTCTTAGTATATAAGGTTATACCATCTGGTTGTTCGCCAATAATCCCAATGGTGCAGATGCCAGTGCGCTGTTGTACAGCATCATCGAAACTGCGAAAGCTAACGGGCTAATACATGGTCAAATGTATGAAAGAACTGGCAAAGCCAGAGCCTGATATCAACTCACTGCTTCCCTGGAACTTCTCAAACTAAAAAGCCCCGTGGGATTATGGATCGCATACAGAATTACAGCTCAAAGAGCTGTATACCTCTGTCAGTTTGTCATTCCATCTTCTACTTTCAGGTAGTTATAGTAACTAGCCCTGCTTACATTTTGAGCTTTACATGCTGCTGTGACAGTTTCACCGTTATCAACAAGTAGCTTAACGGTTTTACATCGAATAGCTGTTTGTTCATCAGCGGGTCTTCCTCTATATCGTCCAGCCAATTTCGCTTTTTCAATACCTTGTAGTGTGCGTTTCTGACGTGTTTCATAGTCATCCCTAGCCATAGCGGCACAAAGATCGAGCATGAAATTTGTTAATGCTTGTTGAATTGCTGTAACCGATTCAGTAGAGGCTCCATTCAAGACTTGATGAGTCATGACCTGGTCAACGACAACGATATGGACACCTCTAGATTTGATGGATGATTTTAGTGTCTCCCATAGAGAAAACGGTAGCCTTGATAGACGATCCATATTCTCAATCAAAAGAACATCTCCAGGATCTGAATCACTCAACAATTTATTTAATTCTGGTCTCTCAGTACTAGTACCTGACAAGTTCTCTTGATAAAAAGTGGCTATTCGAAAATTATGATTCTTAGAGAAGAGCTTTAGTTCGTTTTTAGCACGGCTTGCATCTTGTTTTGTCGTTGAAGCTCTCAAGTAGGCTCGAATAATCATAATATTCTCACATTAATAGAATTTGTTTAATTTAAGGTGTCTATTAAATAATGTCTATTTAAAAGTGTCTAATAATTGATTGCAGAATAGAAATAGTATGTAAAATATAGCTATAGTTATAATTTACAATTTTTGATATAGACTTGTTTGCAAATAAATGCAAAAAGTTCTTTCTCAGTTACTATTCAGAGTATTAAGAATGAGATGCCTTCCCATCTGTAAATTTGTAATACAAAAATGATATTTGCTCTGGCTACCACCAAATTTAGGGTTAAGTTTTTTAGAAAGAGCATAATCACTGATATGACGAGCAACGATCAGTTTGTCAATATGGTTAGTTTGAGAAATCATAGTCTGGCTCTAGCTTTCAGACGCAAGCAAAACCGCTTTATTACGCTCTAGCACTCAACCATCACCAGTTGAATTATGCATCTCTTCAAAATGCGCTTACTATTATTAAAACCTTACGGAAATAATTATGTAATCAAGAAATAAATATGGCAGCATACAGAACAATACTGCCAAGAGTTTTTCTGACAATCTTTAAATTTAAATATGAAGTATCATTAATGCTAAATATAACCTTTTGACCTTTCTTTCACTCTATAAGCAATTTTTGATAACGTATAATCTTTTTTCATTCTATCTGGATATTTTTTCCTAATCATTCGACTCTTGATATAATTATTTTTTATAAACTTTTTATCTGGTTTGAGATCAGATAAAGCAAGTTCACAAAGTTTTGTATAACAATTTTTAGATTTTGCAAATGAAATCAGTGTATTTACAAGATCTAATGCTGTTTCAATTATGACCTCAAAATCCGTCGATTTCTCAAAAATAGGGGACGAATGATCTTTAAAACAACCAAATTTGTACTCTTTGTTTACCTGTATTTCATTGTATTCAAATGTGGTGTAATGCTTTAATAGATATTCAAAAAAATCCGCATATTCAATATTTGGTTCGATAGCAGCATAGATAGCTTTCTTCGAATTAGCATATTGATTTTGTTTGAATTCAAGCATGTCTTTAGCTGCACGGTCTATCAATATTTTTGCATTCAAAAATTTTTGCTCGATTGATAAATCACCCCGTAGGGTTAGGTTACTAGATAAAAATGAGGTAAACGTCTCCGTGAGAGTTTGCAGCAGGCTACAGTGCAATTTATTTTTAAATACACAATCAAAATGAGTTGTTTCAGGGAGATTAACAGGAGTAACGATAAATGTAGTTGTAACCACATTTGTTGCTGTTGCAAATACTTGCGTAATCAAAAACTTAATTTCTGTACCTAGAAATTCAGCCGAGAATGTTGCTAGAGGATAGCTAAACGTAAGTTTTTGTTTGTGCGAAATCTCAACCGTGAGGCTACGAAAACAATCTGAATTTTGAAGATAATGCTCAAGCAGCTCTCCATTCATTAGCTTGTATTCATCTGATGCGTGGTAGCGACAAGTAGTAAAGTTTTTCAAGTTCAATAACTGTGCCACAATTTCCTGAACTATATGTTTCTTTGGAGGAGGACCAAGTCGGGTCAAACACTCTCTCGTGTGATCGACAAAAAGATCTAACTCTTGTTGATTAAAATTTTCTGTAATGACTGTTGAAAATTTTGAACGAAACTCATCTATATTTGTTGCAATTAAATTTTCTGTAGATTTCGGAGGCGTTGATCTTGGCATTTTGTCTATCCATGTTAATTTAACACCAAACGTTATGAAGCCAAATGTTATGTTTGTCGCAGTAGGTAGGTTATAACGGTTAGTGTTAAAAAATATAAATAAACAAAATTTGTATTTAACAAACTAATATATTGCTGCTTTCGCTTGCGACATATAGCAGAGAAGCTATCTCTTGTGAACTATACAAGATGTACCTATGTAAAACTCAATTTTATTTAAGTGGAAATTTAAACAAAAGTCAATTAAAAATTTCAAATATGACGTACCCCCCACGAAATCTCATTTATTTTCAAACTTATTACTATTTAATTCATAGAAAACTCTCTATTCAACTTTATATACTAATGATTTTCGACAAATAATGAAGAAAATGAGTATCTAAATACCTTGTTGATTAACTTGAATAAGATCTAGTTAAATTTAATTATATTTAGCACAAAGTTACTGATTTTTCGGCTTCAGATTAAAGTTTTAATCTGCCCCCGACCATGCTGATTACATTGCAATTGCTCGCCTGCCTGATTTTGGAACAATAAGGAGTGACTAGGATCACCCCAAGGTTACAAACTATATTGTGTGAAAGCACTATTGCTTTCGAAACCTTTTCTCGACAATACCTAGTTAAACTGACCAAATTATTCAGGTGAATAACCCAATATTTTACGGCTAGATTTCATCTTAATGACGACTTCCAGACCAGCTTATCAGTAATACTCAGTTCAATATCTGCCCAAATTGTTCAGGCGAATAACCCAAGATTTCAAGGCTGGATTTCACCTTAATGAAACCACCTATAACTGTGTTAAAACAATAAAGATTGCCCGTAGCTCACACCTCATTGTTTCGATAAGTTGAATGTTGAAAGCTATCAATCGATACTTTGCGCAGATCTGAATAAAAGTCACCCCTAACGGGCAAGCTATTTTGTATTTTTACTGGTTATTAGTGGCAACCTTATTGTTCTTTCACATATGCTGTCTAAGGAATTGCTGTTGTGTTCGTAACTTCGGTGGTTCAAGTCAGGTATGCATTTTTATCACACAAGATGTCCCGCTTTATTCACCTAAATAACCCAAGAAGCCCCACTATTAAACTATGAGTATGGCTACTATGCTGTCGAAGGAACTGCTGCTGTATTCGTAACTTCGGTGGTTCAAGTCAGGTATGTATTTTTATCACACAAGATGTCCCGTTTTATTCAGTTGAATAACCCAAGAAGCCCCACTATTAAACAATGAGTATGGCTACTATGCTGTCGAAGGATTTGCTGCTGTATTCGTAACTTCTGTAGTTCAAGTCAGGTATGCATTTTTATCACACAAGATGTCCCGCTTTATTTAGTTGAATAACCCAAGAAGCCCCACTATTAAACAATGAGTATGGCTACTATGCTGTCGAAGGAATTGCTGCTGTATTCGTAGCTTCTGTAGTTTAGGTAAGACATCTATCTTCATCACACAAGATGCCCCGCTTTATTCAGTTGAATAACCCAAGAAGCCCCACTATTAAACAATGAGTATGGCTACTATGCTGTCGAAGGGGTTGTTGCTGTATTCGTAACTTCGGTGGTTCAAGTCAGGTATGCATTTTTATCGCACAAGATGTCCCGTTTTATTCAGTTGAATAACCCAAGAAGCCCCACTATTAAACAATGAGTATGGATACTATGCTGTCGAAGGAATTGCTGCTGTATTCGTAACTTCTGTAGTTCAGGTAAGGTATCCATTTTCATCACACAAGATCTTCATCCCCTACTGGACGATAAGTACGGTTACTATGCTGTCGAAGGGGTTGTTGTTGTATTCGTAACTTCGGTGATTCAAGTCAGGTATGCATTTTTATCACACAAGATGTCCCGCTTTATTTAGTTGAATAACCCAAGAAGCCCCACTATTAAACAATGAGTATGGCTACTATGTTGTCGAAGGGGTTATTGTTGTATTCGTAACTTCGGTGGTTCAAGTC harbors:
- a CDS encoding recombinase family protein; translated protein: MIRAYLRASTTKQDASRAKNELKLFSKNHNFRIATFYQENLSGTSTERPELNKLLSDSDPGDVLLIENMDRLSRLPFSLWETLKSSIKSRGVHIVVVDQVMTHQVLNGASTESVTAIQQALTNFMLDLCAAMARDDYETRQKRTLQGIEKAKLAGRYRGRPADEQTAIRCKTVKLLVDNGETVTAACKAQNVSRASYYNYLKVEDGMTN
- a CDS encoding transposase — translated: MWILENPSMAYPVIIEFETGLPLGTSALFLFTNKQRDKVKVL
- a CDS encoding oligogalacturonate-specific porin KdgM family protein — protein: MMKYNNLALMISTALLATSASAASLDFRQEYKHESESYASRVKIGGSAGNHYFGVEAKQKGNPFDEGWESGDNEFDYGYNLKLDEHWLLQPGMPVTFGSDKVTFKPQVRLQYSFDSGLKAKLRYRHEIKKYTDDAGTDTEQKSKVTANLDYGFENLAVGLEANYEKSLDDVIFFDNKDSNWDVNMKISYKEADWAWKPYVEFGNVSVSSTSGDRQLRSRVGLTYSF
- a CDS encoding 3'-5' exonuclease yields the protein MRCLVNYFHPCARLNRQRANYLQQNVLPDPIKDLIKDDAFSVDQYLSEISLIVLDIETTGLDSEEDLILSIGWVEIIGNQVDLSTSQHMYIDSGSQIKPETAVINHITPQMLLGGVSIHDAIQHFLSSAKGKLLVAHGSMIEKNFLNQYLHCVFSISPPPLMWLDTLTIEKRLEKTANSGEPIDVTLSATRSRYGLPEYNGHNALADAVATAELLLAQQARVTPKGNSTIGTMYRLSI